The window CTGCGTCTTTCGGTCAGCGCCAAGCGGAGAGGATGGGGAGCGGGTGCGGAGACGGCTCACTTGGCTGCGTGCTTGTTACGCAGGGCGTTGATCTTGGCCGTGCAGGGACTCATGATGTTGTCCGACGGCGATACGTACTTGTCACCAGACCTGTGCATGTTGACGTCAGCTCGCGAGCCCGATTACGACGGACCGAGatgagacggcgacggtgcgagacggcgagggcggcacgTACGTGTCCTCGGCGATCTTGGACTGGAACACCTGGCGGTGGTACTCCATGCTCTTCACGTCCTTGGACATGTCCTGCTGCAtggtgtcggcgacgggggcGTTGAcgtccttgtcggcgagAACGGTGCTGGATGACATGGTGAGGCGAGCTTTTCCTTCGAGCACTTTGACGCAGACGGCGGCTTTGACCCGTTTGGATATGTTTTTTCGACGTTTTGCGTGCGGAAGAGCGATGTTTGTTTGTGTACAGCGGTGGTATGTTGATGGGAGGGTGCGTGCAAGGGATTGATTTTCGGGAcctaagcaagtacaagtattacaggGGATCTGCGACTGTGAAAAGTGACGCCAGCACGCCCCTGGGGAACAATAGCAGGCCAGCCGTGCTGCTGTGCTGCTGCcagcatactgtacttacaggtgtacttgcttgcttgcagtaatacttgtatgGACCTGCTCTGAAAATTGGTCACCAGGCATCCCTGCAGGCAAAAAGTACACATTTACAAGTACCACAGCGTACAATTACAGTGCCGGAGAACTtactagtaagtacaccaTTAGCCGAATCGGCCTACGCCGTTGACGGGGCAACCACAGGGGTCGTCTCGTCGGTGGAATGTGGCAGGTGGAGACGGCACTTTATTTCCTCGTCCATTTTCCACGTTTCAATCCAGCCAACAACCATGCCATAGGACCGACTGCACTCTTTCGAGCActcatacttgcatgtaattactgtattacacctacactgGCTCAGCCGATGTTGACCGTCCGTGACAATGTACAGAATGCAATGACGGCGACTGCTTGATAAGCATGACGACGAAAATACCGGTACTGGACGAGTGCATAGCCTCACAAGCCAAGCCGTTGTTGCCGCAGATGGCACCCACCACCATGGCGATTCGAGTCGTTTCCAACTCCCGTCTGCCCTCCCATCTCCACGATGCCGCCATTTGACTCGCCCTGCCGGCTTATGAGGAGCTTGGCACAGCAGATTCATCGAAAGCGCGGCATATTCGTGCAGGATCCCGCACAGCACTGACTCTTCGACTGCTCCACCATACTCTACAGGTTGGCATGCCGAATCCTCGTACCCGGTTGTGCAAGCTGCACTCCATGCTTCGCCAGGagctcggccgtcttggctTGCTGCCGTCTGATCTTCTCCGTGACCTGCTGTCCCCGTCGGTTCTCGTTCCGACCCATCTGCTGCAGGTGGACCTCGTCCggcccgtcggcgaggcgcaGGGTCCGGATGCCCGCCCACATGCCCGCCAGCGGCGTGTCCTGgcagacgccggcgccgccaaagGACTGGATGGCGCGGTCGATGACGGTCAGCGCCGTCGTGGGGATGAGCACCTTGGCCTGCGCAATCTCCCTCAGCGCGCTCTTGGCGCCCTGCTCGTCCATCTTGAGGGCGGCgttgaggacgacgaggcgggcggcgtcgattTCCATGCGCGACTTGGCGATCCACTCAAGGATCACACCATGCTCGCGTAGGAGCTTGCCGAAGGgcttcttggcctcgtcgttgaCGCGCATCAGCATCCAGTCGAGTGCCAGCTCAGACTGTACACACGTTAGCATCGAGTGGCAAGACGGCCGCTCACGTGACGGAGCATGGTGAACTCACCGCGCCAATGGTGCGCATCGCGTGGTGGATTCGGCCTgggccgagacggccctGGATAATCTCGAATCCTCGGCCCTCACCCAGCACGAGGTTGGAGATGGGCACCCTGACATTGGTGAAGGTGAGGTGACCGTGGCCGTGCGGCGCATCGTCGTAGCCGTAGACCTTGAGCATCCTGTTGATCTTGATGCCCGGCGTGCCCGCtggcaccagcaccaccgACTGCTGCCGGTACGCGTCCTTGTTGTCCGGGTCCGTCTTGCCCATGACGATGTACACCTTGCATCGAGGGTCGCCGGCACCGCTCGACCACCACTTCTGCCCGCTCAGCACGTActcgttgccgtcgcgcCGGATGCTCAGCTCGATGTTCGTCGcatccgacgacgccacGCCCGGCTCCGTCATGAGAAAGGCAGAACGGATCTTGCCGTCCATCAGCGGCTGCAGCCACCGCTTCTTCtgctcgtcgttgccgtacTTGGCCAGCACCTCCATGTTGCCCGTGTCGGGGGCGGCGCAGTTGCACGCCTCGGAGGCGACGCGCGACCGACCCAGCcactcggccatgatggcatACTCGACGTTCGTCCAGCCCGGAGACTCCTCGTAGTGGCCCTTGGGCAGGAACATGTTCCAGAGGCCGAGCTTGcgcgccttggccttgagctcctcgacaaTGGCCGGGTGTCTCTCCCAGCGGTCATGACCCTCGCCTATCTGTGCCTCGAGCACGGGGTCGGCGCTGGAGCATCGTCAGCATCAGCAAGGGGAGCTTCGACGGCCCGACAGAGGGTGCGGCTCACGGAATGCagtcctcctcgacgaactTGGCGACCACGTCGATCATCTTTTTGGCCTCATCGCTCACGCGATTTGCGATCTGTGCAGGTTATTCCACGTCAGCATTTGATGCGAATGCCTTCTCGACGGTGACATACAATTGGTGGGATGTGGGCCGACATGATGACTGCTATGCTTGGGGGCACACCGACAAAGGTCGTTGGTACTCGGCGATTGTGTTCAACGGGCTCTCTGTATCCTGGACGAGCGGCTGGTCATAGAAGACTATTGATCATCAGGGAAGAGTGGTGCCGACAAAGCCGATGGAAAGAAAACCATAATCAAGAATACCAGCAAGCTGGATAGTGAAGGAGCCGAGGTTGTGCAGCGCTCGCCACTGTACCTAGTTGTattagtactgtattacatcGTTAGTATGTATCGGCTGTagggagtactccgtattgcgAGTAATAATTGTACCTGCAGATGTAcgtatacttgtactccgtacggagtacaagttaactaatactacggagtactccgtacggaggtAGCTAATAGTATTTGGCCCTGCTATAACACGGGTGAACGTTCtactttaagtacttacaagcaagtacctcgGGGTATTATGGCTGGGCGgccacagtacagtacgccgaATGTTGGTCTgtctactccgtaggcgacttaacaagtacatgtacttaagaaCATTTGGCAACGCAGCCTCGGTCCTGGTGGGGCCATGACATCAAATAGAACGCCGACTGAGTGCCCTTACCCTGTATTAATTATTAGCAAGGAGAACAGTATggggtattattacttgtgctgtaaGAATTACTCTGTAACAACAGCACGGAAATAATAtcaggtaataatacctgtacCAAAACCTGCGGATTACGT of the Drechmeria coniospora strain ARSEF 6962 chromosome 01, whole genome shotgun sequence genome contains:
- a CDS encoding hypothetical protein (related to BNS1 protein); the protein is MSSSTVLADKDVNAPVADTMQQDMSKDVKSMEYHRQVFQSKIAEDTSGDKYVSPSDNIMSPCTAKINALRNKHAAKVKPKSLFAQASAKKLSGENPFGARPAKP
- a CDS encoding benzylsuccinyl-CoA dehydrogenase (-benzylsuccinyl-CoA dehydrogenase), which produces MSAHIPPIIANRVSDEAKKMIDVVAKFVEEDCIPADPVLEAQIGEGHDRWERHPAIVEELKAKARKLGLWNMFLPKGHYEESPGWTNVEYAIMAEWLGRSRVASEACNCAAPDTGNMEVLAKYGNDEQKKRWLQPLMDGKIRSAFLMTEPGVASSDATNIELSIRRDGNEYVLSGQKWWSSGAGDPRCKVYIVMGKTDPDNKDAYRQQSVVLVPAGTPGIKINRMLKVYGYDDAPHGHGHLTFTNVRVPISNLVLGEGRGFEIIQGRLGPGRIHHAMRTIGASELALDWMLMRVNDEAKKPFGKLLREHGVILEWIAKSRMEIDAARLVVLNAALKMDEQGAKSALREIAQAKVLIPTTALTVIDRAIQSFGGAGVCQDTPLAGMWAGIRTLRLADGPDEVHLQQMGRNENRRGQQVTEKIRRQQAKTAELLAKHGVQLAQPGTRIRHANL